The DNA region CCCTCCCTGATGTTGCTGGTGGCAGGGCTTGCGGCTGCGTATGTAAAGGACCTGAACGTCTTCTTCACCTCGCTGTTCAATGTGCTGCCAACACTGGTGTTGCTGTTGGGAGGCGCGTACTGCCTCGTTTACCGGCGACAACGCGAGCTGTTTCTGATGCTCACCGTGTACATCGCCTACTACCTGCTCGATACCCAGACTGACTATTACCGCGACAACGGCAAGGTCCGGGAAGATGCGGCGGTGATTTTTCACCTGGTCTGTCTGTTACTGCCGGTATTGTTCGGCCTGTACGCCGCATGGGAAGAGCGCACTCATCTGTTTCAGGACATGGTCGCCCGGCTGGCGGTGTTGGTGGCACTGGGCGGCGTGGCGCTGGGCCTTGAGCAGAGTTATCCGATCGAGTTGCAAGCCTGGCTGGCGGAGATTCGCTGGCCTGCCTTGCATGGCAACTGGATGAGCCTGATCCAGTTGTCCTACCTAATGTTTATTCTGTCGTTCGGGGTGCTGATCTGGCAGTACCTGGAAAAGCCACGACCGCTGCATGCCGCGCAGATCGTCGGCCTGCTGGGGCTGTTCTGGGCGCTGCCCAAGACTTTCATCCTGCCGTTCACGCTGAATATTCTGTGCAGCCAGGTGATGTTGATGATCGCTGCGGCTGTCGCGCATGAGGCGTATCAGATGGCCTTCCGCGATGAGCTGACCGGGCTGCCCGGTCGTCGGGCGCTCAACGAAAGAATGCAGCGCCTGGGCCGTAATTATGTGCTGGCGATGAGCGACGTCGACCACTTCAAGAAATTCAACGACACCTATGGCCACGACGTGGGCGATCAGGTCTTGCGTCTGGTCGCCAGCAAGCTGTCGAAAATCACCAGTGGCGGCGGCAAGGCTTATCGCTATGGCGGGGAAGAGTTCGCCATCGTCTTTGCCGCCAGAACGCTGGACGAGTGCCTGCCGCATCTGGAAGCGATTCGCGAAACCATCGCCAATTACCAGATCCAGTTGCGCAACAAGGACCATCGTCCTCAAGACGATCAGCAAGGACGCCAGCGACGGGGCGGGCCACATGCAGGCAGTGTGTCGGTGACCATCAGCATCGGTGTTGCCGAGCGCCAGCCGGAGCATCGCAGCGCGGAAGAAGTGCTCAAATGCGCCGATCAGGCGCTGTACGCCGCCAAGGGTGCAGGCCGTAACTGCGTTGTCGCATTCGACCAGTTGAACCGGCGCGGCGCTGTGCGCACAACCGAAACATAGACCTGATCAAATCGTTCTATTCGCGTGACCTGTTGTGACTATTCAGTCATGACACGACCCTATGTGTCTGAAATGTTGTTCGGGTAGACTCGTGAAAACCGATTGCTGATCTTCGTCGCTGAACGCATCGATCAGCCCCCAAGTTACTTGCTACCTGTTCACGAGGTTTGCCATGGCTGACTACAAAGCGCCGCTGCGCGATATGCGCTTCGTCCTCAATGAAGTGTTCGAGGTTTCCAGACTCTGGGCGCAACTGCCTGAGCTGGCTGAAACAGTCGACGCCGAAACGGTCGACGCCATTCTCGAAGAAGCCGGTAAAGTCACCAGCAAGACCATTGCCCCGCTGAGCCGTAATGGTGATGAGGAAGGCTGCCACTGGAAGGACACTGTGGTGACCACACCGGCGGGTTTTCCGGAAGCCTATCGGACTTACGCCGAAGGTGGCTGGGTGGGCGTTGGCGGTAATCCGGAATTCGGCGGCATGGGCATGCCCAAGGTGGTTTCGGCTCAAGTCGAAGAGATGATCAACTCCGCCAGCCTCGCCTTTGGTCTGTACGCCATGCTGACGTCTGGTGCCTGCGTGTCGATCAACACCCACGCCACCGAAGCGCTCAAGGCGAAATTTCTGCCCAATATGTATTCGGGAGCCTGGGCCGGGTCGATGTGCCTGACCGAGGCGCATTGCGGTACTGACCTCGGCATGATCCGCACCAGGGCCGAGCCTCAGCCTGACGACGCTTACACGATCACCGGCAGCAAGATTTTCATCACTGGCGGTGAACACGACCTGACTGAAAACATCATTCACCTGGTGCTCGCCAAACTGCCTGACGCTCCGCCCGGGCCGAAAGGCATCTCGCTGTTTCTGGTGCCCAAGTTCATGGTCGGTGACGATGGCAGCCTCGGCGAGCGCAATACCGTCAGTTGCGGCTCCATCGAGCACAAGATGGGTATTCAGGCGTCGGCGACCTGTGTCATGAACTTCGACGACGCGGTCGGCTACCTGATCGGCGAGCCTAACAAAGGTTTGGCGGCAATGTTCACGATGATGAATTACGAGCGCCTGGGTGTCGGCATTCAGGGCCTGGCGTCGGGTGTGCAGTCTTATCAGAACGCTGTCGAATACGCCCTTGATCGTCTGCAGAGCCGTGCCCCGACCGGTGCGCAGAACAAGGACAAGGCCGCTGACCCGATCATCGTCCATCCGGACGTGCGGCGCATGCTGCTGACCATGAAAGCCTTCAACGAAGGCGGTCGGGCGTTCTCCAGCTACGTTGCCCTGCAACTCGACATTGCCAAGTTCAGCGCGGATGACACCGCACGTAAACGTGCTGATGACCTGGTGGCGCTGCTGACGCCTGTCGCCAAGGCGTTCCTCAGTGACATCGGTCTGGAAACCACGGTTCATGGCCAGCAGGTGTTTGGCGGTCACGGCTACATTCGTGAGTGGGGCCAGGAGCAACTGGTGCGTGACGTGCGTATCACGCAGATCTACGAGGGCACCAACGGCATTCAGGCGCTGGATCTGGTCGGCCGCAAGATCGTCGGCTCCAACGGTGCGTTCTATCAGCTGTTCTCCGACGAAGTCCGCCAGTTCATCAGCGCTTCCGACAGCTCGCTTGGCGAATTCACCCGGCCGTTGACGGCTGCGCTGAACATGCTGGACGAACTGACCGCGTGGGTGCTGGACCGCTCGCGAAGTAACGCCAATGAAATCGGCGCGGCTTCGGTGGAGTATCTGCACCTGTTCGGTTACACCGCCTATGCCTACATGTGGGCAATGATGGCCAAAGCCGCTATGGGCAAGGAGCAGCAGGAAGACTTCTACGCCAGCAAGATGGGCACCGCGCGCTTCTACTTTGCCCGTTTGCTGCCGCGTATCCACTCGCTTGATGCGTCGGTACGCGCCGGCAGCGAGTCGCTGTTCCTGTTGGAGGCGGCACAATTCTGAGTTCGGGAAAGCTGTGTAAGCATTTGCTTACACGACGTGGTGCCATTTGGCCTCTTCCCAAAAAAGGGATCCAAAGTTAATCTTGCTCCATGGACGTAGC from Pseudomonas syringae includes:
- a CDS encoding GGDEF domain-containing protein — protein: MLRPSAARLSHFLPSLMLLVAGLAAAYVKDLNVFFTSLFNVLPTLVLLLGGAYCLVYRRQRELFLMLTVYIAYYLLDTQTDYYRDNGKVREDAAVIFHLVCLLLPVLFGLYAAWEERTHLFQDMVARLAVLVALGGVALGLEQSYPIELQAWLAEIRWPALHGNWMSLIQLSYLMFILSFGVLIWQYLEKPRPLHAAQIVGLLGLFWALPKTFILPFTLNILCSQVMLMIAAAVAHEAYQMAFRDELTGLPGRRALNERMQRLGRNYVLAMSDVDHFKKFNDTYGHDVGDQVLRLVASKLSKITSGGGKAYRYGGEEFAIVFAARTLDECLPHLEAIRETIANYQIQLRNKDHRPQDDQQGRQRRGGPHAGSVSVTISIGVAERQPEHRSAEEVLKCADQALYAAKGAGRNCVVAFDQLNRRGAVRTTET
- a CDS encoding acyl-CoA dehydrogenase C-terminal domain-containing protein — translated: MADYKAPLRDMRFVLNEVFEVSRLWAQLPELAETVDAETVDAILEEAGKVTSKTIAPLSRNGDEEGCHWKDTVVTTPAGFPEAYRTYAEGGWVGVGGNPEFGGMGMPKVVSAQVEEMINSASLAFGLYAMLTSGACVSINTHATEALKAKFLPNMYSGAWAGSMCLTEAHCGTDLGMIRTRAEPQPDDAYTITGSKIFITGGEHDLTENIIHLVLAKLPDAPPGPKGISLFLVPKFMVGDDGSLGERNTVSCGSIEHKMGIQASATCVMNFDDAVGYLIGEPNKGLAAMFTMMNYERLGVGIQGLASGVQSYQNAVEYALDRLQSRAPTGAQNKDKAADPIIVHPDVRRMLLTMKAFNEGGRAFSSYVALQLDIAKFSADDTARKRADDLVALLTPVAKAFLSDIGLETTVHGQQVFGGHGYIREWGQEQLVRDVRITQIYEGTNGIQALDLVGRKIVGSNGAFYQLFSDEVRQFISASDSSLGEFTRPLTAALNMLDELTAWVLDRSRSNANEIGAASVEYLHLFGYTAYAYMWAMMAKAAMGKEQQEDFYASKMGTARFYFARLLPRIHSLDASVRAGSESLFLLEAAQF